A portion of the Bifidobacterium sp. ESL0800 genome contains these proteins:
- the rpsG gene encoding 30S ribosomal protein S7 produces the protein MSRKGPSKKHQLLPDPIYGSTVVAQLINKILLDGKKSIAEDIVYSALDMVKEKTEQEPVAVLKRALDNIRPSLEVRSRRVGGATYQVPVEVKPNRANALSLRWLTDFSRKRREKTMAERLANEILDASNGLGASVKRREDTHKMAEANKAFAHYRW, from the coding sequence ATGTCACGTAAAGGACCATCCAAGAAGCATCAGCTGCTCCCTGATCCGATCTACGGCTCCACCGTGGTCGCTCAGCTCATCAACAAGATCCTGCTCGACGGCAAGAAGTCGATCGCCGAAGACATCGTCTACTCCGCACTTGACATGGTCAAGGAGAAGACCGAACAGGAACCCGTCGCCGTGCTGAAGCGCGCGCTCGACAACATCCGTCCGTCCCTCGAGGTTCGTTCCCGCCGTGTCGGCGGCGCGACCTATCAGGTCCCGGTCGAGGTCAAGCCCAACCGCGCGAACGCCCTTTCGCTTCGCTGGCTGACCGATTTCTCCCGCAAGCGCCGCGAGAAGACCATGGCCGAGCGCCTCGCCAACGAGATTCTCGACGCCTCCAACGGTCTCGGTGCTTCCGTGAAGCGCCGCGAGGATACGCACAAGATGGC
- the rpsL gene encoding 30S ribosomal protein S12 produces MPTIEQLVRKGRKAKSKKSKTLALKGSPLRRGVCTRVYTTTPKKPNSALRKVARVRLSSGIEVTAYIPGEGHNLQEHSIVLVRGGRVKDLPGVRYHIVRGALDTQGVKDRKQGRSLYGAKKAK; encoded by the coding sequence TTGCCTACTATAGAACAACTTGTCCGTAAAGGACGTAAGGCAAAGTCAAAGAAATCCAAGACTTTGGCCTTGAAGGGCAGCCCGCTGCGTCGCGGCGTGTGCACCCGTGTGTATACCACTACACCGAAGAAGCCGAATTCCGCGTTGCGTAAGGTCGCCCGTGTGCGCCTGAGCTCCGGCATCGAAGTTACCGCCTACATTCCGGGCGAGGGCCACAATCTGCAGGAGCACTCCATCGTGCTCGTCCGCGGTGGCCGTGTGAAGGATCTTCCTGGTGTGCGTTACCACATCGTGCGCGGCGCGCTCGATACCCAGGGTGTCAAGGACCGCAAGCAGGGACGTTCCCTGTACGGCGCAAAGAAGGCGAAGTAA
- a CDS encoding aldehyde dehydrogenase family protein gives MTDTCEQTVIGLHRSFDAGITRPLAWRREQLERMKRMMTAHRKDIELAVYLDLGKPAAETALMEIKLVLDEIRFVEPRIERWSRRHHVAMPWLMQPARSWTIAEPKGVVLVISPWNYPLMLSLEPMVDAIAAGNCVCLKPSELSPNTSALLGRLIGEYLDPRAFAVVQGAVPETTELLKQSFDHIFYTGGGRVGSIVMEAAAKHLTPVTLELGGKSPVFVDANADLDVAAGRIAWGRFTNAGQTCVAPDYVLTTPELVEPLARKIEEFTRKFFGDDPAQSQCFGRIVNTKQFDRLAKLLPADGKTFSGGETDREHLYIAPTVLTDVRPDDPVMQEEIFGPILPILPVQDTQEAVAFINRRPKPLALYVFSRSKTTRLLFERHTSSGALGFNLPLGHLLSSRLPFGGVGASGMGSYHGKAGFLEFSHVRTVTSKPTFPDTLRLAYPPYGAISRRLTRL, from the coding sequence ATGACAGACACTTGCGAGCAGACCGTCATAGGATTGCACCGCTCGTTTGACGCGGGGATAACGCGTCCCCTCGCTTGGCGTCGGGAACAACTCGAGCGCATGAAACGCATGATGACAGCGCATAGGAAGGACATCGAACTGGCGGTGTACCTCGATCTGGGCAAGCCCGCAGCCGAGACCGCACTGATGGAAATCAAACTGGTGCTTGACGAAATAAGGTTTGTCGAGCCTCGTATCGAACGCTGGAGCAGACGTCACCACGTGGCCATGCCGTGGCTCATGCAGCCGGCGAGAAGCTGGACGATAGCCGAACCCAAAGGCGTGGTCCTGGTGATTTCGCCATGGAACTACCCGCTGATGCTGAGCCTGGAGCCGATGGTCGACGCCATCGCGGCCGGCAACTGCGTATGTCTCAAACCATCCGAACTGTCCCCCAATACTAGCGCATTGCTTGGGCGGCTGATCGGCGAATACCTTGACCCGCGGGCCTTTGCGGTCGTTCAAGGAGCGGTGCCTGAAACGACCGAATTGCTCAAGCAATCGTTCGACCATATTTTCTATACCGGAGGCGGCAGGGTCGGTTCGATCGTCATGGAGGCCGCGGCCAAGCACCTTACGCCGGTGACGCTGGAGTTGGGCGGAAAATCCCCCGTATTCGTGGATGCAAACGCCGATCTTGACGTCGCGGCCGGGCGCATTGCCTGGGGACGTTTCACCAACGCCGGGCAGACCTGCGTGGCACCGGATTACGTTTTGACCACGCCGGAACTTGTCGAGCCATTGGCGCGAAAAATCGAGGAGTTCACCAGAAAATTCTTCGGCGACGACCCTGCCCAATCCCAATGTTTCGGACGTATCGTCAATACCAAACAATTCGACAGGCTCGCCAAACTGCTGCCGGCCGATGGCAAGACATTCAGCGGCGGCGAGACCGATCGTGAACACTTGTACATCGCACCGACCGTACTCACCGACGTTCGGCCGGACGACCCGGTGATGCAAGAGGAGATCTTCGGTCCGATTCTGCCGATTCTTCCTGTACAAGACACCCAGGAAGCCGTGGCCTTCATCAACAGGCGTCCGAAACCGCTTGCCTTGTATGTATTTTCCCGCTCCAAGACCACCCGTCTGCTCTTCGAACGCCATACCAGTTCCGGGGCGCTCGGCTTCAACCTCCCGCTTGGCCACCTGCTCTCCAGCCGCCTGCCGTTCGGCGGTGTCGGCGCCTCCGGTATGGGTTCATACCACGGCAAAGCCGGCTTCCTGGAATTCAGCCACGTCAGGACCGTGACCAGCAAACCCACGTTCCCCGATACGCTGCGTCTCGCCTATCCTCCATATGGAGCCATAAGCCGTAGGCTGACCCGGCTGTGA
- a CDS encoding DUF1684 domain-containing protein, which produces MSESNKTDTNDQATGKASVSGSINRLFANSKQGFGLSSAQDTLPKGVSTLPALAAEPYVQQWEMWHEQRLEELKAPHGYLAPASITWVANGSTKTIDGIPGAWRAENDVLTYYPQSKEARSQAVDDKDEGGPRAVTNGRTVLEAPISFAPSAFGEQALAYLNYGDKRIEVNSQTDLVDQSTHRFWIRVKDPHTLARQNFGDIDTFPLDLKWRIPAVFRRAEPDEFDIHDSVVKTVLQSYPLLGFVEFQYESEDYSLVVSNVFGHASIFFKDSTNGKETYGIGRVLRLDELSLDELDVLDFNYAYNYPCAFSAYCTCPIPSKRNTLPFAVRAGEKAPNVDIGW; this is translated from the coding sequence ATGAGTGAATCGAATAAAACCGACACGAATGACCAAGCAACGGGAAAAGCGAGCGTCTCAGGTTCGATAAACCGACTGTTTGCCAACTCGAAACAGGGTTTCGGTCTCTCGTCTGCGCAAGACACGCTTCCCAAGGGCGTTTCCACGCTCCCGGCGCTCGCAGCCGAGCCTTATGTCCAGCAGTGGGAGATGTGGCACGAGCAGCGGCTGGAGGAGCTCAAAGCGCCGCACGGCTATCTTGCGCCTGCATCCATCACATGGGTCGCCAACGGTTCGACGAAGACGATTGACGGCATCCCGGGCGCATGGCGTGCCGAAAATGATGTGCTGACCTATTATCCGCAGTCCAAGGAAGCACGGTCGCAGGCTGTCGATGACAAAGACGAGGGTGGACCTCGTGCGGTAACCAATGGGCGAACGGTGCTCGAAGCCCCGATTTCGTTTGCCCCGAGCGCATTCGGCGAACAGGCGCTCGCGTATCTCAACTACGGCGACAAGCGCATCGAAGTCAATTCCCAGACCGATCTGGTCGACCAATCCACGCACCGTTTCTGGATTCGTGTCAAAGACCCGCATACTTTGGCCCGACAGAATTTCGGTGACATCGACACGTTTCCTCTCGACCTGAAATGGCGAATTCCGGCCGTTTTCCGCCGGGCCGAACCCGACGAGTTCGACATCCACGATTCAGTGGTGAAAACGGTGCTGCAGTCATATCCGCTGCTCGGTTTCGTTGAATTCCAATACGAAAGTGAGGACTACTCGTTGGTCGTCTCGAACGTTTTCGGCCATGCGAGCATCTTCTTCAAAGATTCGACCAACGGCAAAGAAACCTACGGAATCGGCCGTGTGCTGCGGCTTGACGAGCTAAGCCTTGACGAGCTGGACGTGCTCGATTTCAACTATGCCTACAACTATCCCTGCGCGTTCTCCGCCTACTGCACCTGCCCGATCCCCTCGAAGCGCAATACGCTCCCGTTCGCCGTGAGGGCAGGGGAGAAGGCCCCGAATGTGGATATTGGTTGGTGA
- a CDS encoding MetQ/NlpA family ABC transporter substrate-binding protein: protein MATKKQTRAKHQLFALLAVILAVVLVIVGINIYRNGKAGKEQTVTVGLVGNSDDAEWKEVQARLDEEHANIKLKYKTFQDGIYANQALANHELDITAFQHYAFLHQEEKEKGYKFTPIGETYISPLNLYSQKYKSVKDFKSGDKVAIPNNTTNLGRSLKVLDSAGLIKLKDNTKADPTTDDIASNPSGIDIELNDPASIINLLPDYAGGITNTNFIVDAGKKPEDAIYAPKLKPGDASFKPYVNIIVANTSDKDNKTFRKIVEAYHTQTVAKQLVKDHNIPMFRY from the coding sequence ATGGCTACCAAGAAACAAACCAGAGCCAAGCATCAGCTTTTCGCACTACTAGCAGTGATACTTGCGGTGGTGCTGGTCATCGTCGGTATCAACATCTACCGCAACGGCAAGGCCGGCAAGGAGCAGACCGTCACCGTAGGGCTTGTCGGCAATTCCGACGACGCCGAATGGAAGGAGGTACAGGCGCGGCTTGATGAGGAGCACGCCAACATCAAACTCAAATACAAGACCTTCCAGGACGGCATCTACGCCAACCAGGCGCTCGCTAACCACGAACTGGATATCACGGCTTTCCAGCATTATGCGTTCCTGCATCAGGAGGAGAAGGAGAAAGGCTACAAGTTTACCCCGATCGGTGAGACCTACATATCCCCGCTCAACCTCTATTCGCAGAAATACAAAAGCGTCAAGGACTTCAAATCCGGCGACAAAGTGGCCATTCCCAACAACACCACCAATCTTGGCCGCTCGCTCAAAGTCCTCGATTCCGCGGGGCTGATCAAGCTCAAAGACAACACCAAGGCCGATCCGACGACCGACGACATCGCCTCCAATCCCAGCGGCATCGACATCGAGCTGAACGATCCGGCCTCGATCATTAACCTGCTGCCCGATTACGCCGGTGGCATCACCAATACGAACTTCATCGTCGACGCCGGAAAGAAGCCCGAGGATGCCATTTATGCGCCCAAACTCAAGCCCGGCGATGCCAGCTTCAAGCCATACGTCAACATCATCGTGGCCAACACGAGCGACAAGGATAATAAGACATTCCGCAAGATTGTGGAGGCCTACCATACCCAGACCGTCGCCAAGCAGCTTGTCAAGGATCACAATATCCCGATGTTCAGATACTGA
- a CDS encoding methionine ABC transporter permease, which translates to MVAVAGLISFVLAILLGVVVTVTKPGGLHPNRGVFNVIDKLINLFRSIPFIILAASLVPITRFIMGTAIGTKGALFPLVIGITPFFARQIQSALAGIDSGLIEAAQAMGMGLPEIIWRVYLREAIPSIIRVSVITLVSLIDMTAVVGVVGGGGLGDFAIRYGYQRYMMDVTIATIIVLVLLVGLVELIGRLLVEITEH; encoded by the coding sequence ATGGTAGCAGTGGCGGGCCTGATCTCCTTCGTCCTGGCTATCTTGCTTGGCGTCGTCGTCACCGTGACGAAACCTGGCGGCCTTCATCCCAACCGAGGTGTTTTCAACGTCATCGACAAACTGATCAACCTCTTCCGCTCGATTCCGTTCATCATTCTTGCGGCCTCGCTGGTACCGATCACGCGCTTCATCATGGGCACGGCCATCGGTACGAAAGGAGCACTGTTTCCGCTTGTCATTGGCATCACCCCGTTCTTCGCCCGCCAGATCCAGTCAGCTTTGGCCGGCATCGATTCGGGTCTGATCGAGGCGGCGCAGGCGATGGGCATGGGCCTGCCTGAGATCATCTGGCGTGTTTACCTGCGCGAGGCGATACCTTCGATCATCCGTGTCAGCGTGATCACCTTGGTCAGCCTGATCGATATGACCGCAGTAGTCGGCGTGGTCGGCGGTGGGGGACTTGGCGATTTCGCCATCCGCTACGGCTACCAGCGATACATGATGGATGTCACCATCGCCACCATCATCGTCCTGGTACTTCTGGTGGGCCTGGTCGAGCTCATCGGCCGACTGCTCGTCGAGATCACCGAACATTGA
- a CDS encoding ATP-binding cassette domain-containing protein: protein MSSIITIRNLTKKYPSDDGEKIALSDVDLDVGKGDIYGIIGLSGAGKSTLVRCINGLEHYDGGSLAVNGQEVAELKPKDLRALRSDIGMIFQSFNLMPSRSVAANVELAFRGKVDRKTRQARVSELLDLVGLSEKADAYPSELSGGQQQRVAIARALVNKPRILLSDEATSALDPTTTKSILALLLALHDTLGLTVVVITHQMSVIKQICNKVAVIDHGTIVEKGDVFDIFAAPKAALTKAFVATTSNLDKVHELLDDHSPLVEPQPGQVLLRMNYIAKEVSEALVSHISREFSIDVNIIFADIDIVENAPLGGLVVMLKGDSDKITAALAYLNERNIGIEVIDRA, encoded by the coding sequence ATGTCATCAATCATTACAATACGCAATCTGACAAAGAAATATCCCAGTGACGACGGTGAAAAAATCGCGCTCAGCGATGTCGACCTGGATGTCGGCAAAGGTGATATCTACGGCATTATAGGCTTGTCCGGTGCCGGCAAATCGACACTCGTGCGATGTATCAACGGGCTGGAACACTACGATGGTGGTTCGCTCGCAGTCAACGGCCAGGAAGTCGCCGAGTTGAAACCCAAGGACTTGCGCGCCTTGAGAAGCGACATCGGCATGATCTTTCAATCTTTCAATCTGATGCCGTCGCGCAGCGTTGCCGCCAATGTCGAACTTGCTTTTCGTGGCAAGGTCGACAGGAAAACCCGTCAGGCTCGCGTTTCCGAGCTTTTGGATCTGGTCGGCCTGAGCGAAAAGGCCGATGCCTATCCGAGCGAGCTCTCCGGCGGCCAGCAGCAGCGTGTCGCCATCGCGAGGGCTTTGGTCAATAAGCCCAGAATATTGCTGAGCGACGAGGCGACCAGCGCACTTGATCCGACCACGACCAAATCGATTCTCGCCCTGCTGCTTGCCCTGCACGATACTCTCGGACTGACCGTCGTCGTCATCACCCACCAGATGTCTGTGATCAAGCAGATCTGCAACAAGGTCGCCGTCATCGATCATGGCACCATCGTCGAGAAAGGCGATGTGTTCGACATCTTCGCAGCCCCCAAAGCCGCACTGACCAAAGCGTTCGTCGCCACGACCTCGAACCTGGACAAGGTCCACGAGCTGCTTGACGACCATTCGCCGCTCGTCGAACCGCAGCCCGGTCAGGTGCTCCTGCGCATGAACTACATCGCCAAGGAGGTATCCGAGGCCCTGGTCTCCCATATTTCGCGTGAATTCTCAATCGACGTCAACATCATTTTCGCCGATATCGACATCGTGGAGAACGCCCCGCTCGGCGGGTTGGTGGTCATGCTCAAAGGGGACTCCGACAAGATAACCGCAGCGCTCGCCTATCTCAACGAACGCAATATCGGCATCGAGGTGATCGATCGTGCTTGA
- a CDS encoding iron-containing alcohol dehydrogenase, protein MVFTYCTPNELVFGVGAEQQLQRLLGQYHATSVMLVYSGDYVFDLGIRDRVVDAAQAIGARLVENGDVVPNPRIGLVRDLIGLARKEKVDFVLAAGGASSMDTAKAVGVGVPYGGDVWDLFDGTAEPKETLPVGVISTIPGSGSEVSDCAVLQQGEDKEALETRLIIPKFSIVNPEYSRTAPYRYQAAAVADLAVGFLEPYFTLRDHLESADRILEGGFRAALVQGRRFAADPDDLTTRTELHWLSTLMFNHCYLATGSENDWTTHRIEHEIGGEFDVIHGEGIAAILPSIIRYVARRSPQRYAQMAVRALDADPYDNTEQECAGILADTLERHFKMLGLKTSLHELGIPRDAINTVAERLTKSNTKPVGNYVPLSEADVRAVLELAY, encoded by the coding sequence ATGGTTTTCACCTATTGCACTCCCAATGAGCTCGTGTTCGGTGTGGGGGCCGAGCAGCAGCTCCAACGTCTTTTGGGCCAATACCATGCGACTTCCGTCATGCTGGTTTACAGCGGTGATTACGTCTTCGACCTCGGTATCCGCGACCGAGTTGTCGATGCCGCGCAGGCGATTGGCGCGCGGCTGGTCGAAAACGGGGACGTCGTGCCGAATCCTCGTATCGGACTCGTGCGTGACCTGATCGGCCTGGCCCGCAAGGAGAAGGTCGATTTCGTCCTCGCGGCGGGCGGTGCAAGCTCAATGGACACGGCCAAGGCGGTTGGCGTCGGCGTGCCTTACGGCGGTGATGTATGGGATCTGTTCGATGGAACCGCCGAACCGAAGGAAACGTTGCCGGTTGGCGTGATTTCGACGATTCCCGGCAGTGGTTCGGAAGTCTCCGATTGCGCCGTCCTCCAGCAAGGCGAGGACAAGGAGGCGTTGGAGACCAGACTTATCATTCCGAAGTTCTCCATCGTGAACCCCGAGTATTCGCGTACGGCGCCTTATCGTTATCAAGCGGCGGCCGTGGCCGACCTTGCCGTAGGATTCCTGGAGCCGTATTTCACGCTGCGCGACCATCTCGAATCGGCCGATCGGATTCTGGAAGGCGGGTTCCGTGCCGCTCTGGTGCAGGGCAGGCGTTTTGCTGCCGATCCCGATGACCTCACGACGCGAACCGAGCTGCACTGGCTTTCGACGCTGATGTTCAACCATTGCTACCTGGCCACAGGTTCAGAAAACGATTGGACGACCCACCGCATCGAGCATGAGATCGGCGGAGAATTCGACGTGATACACGGCGAGGGGATCGCCGCGATCCTGCCTTCCATCATCCGTTACGTCGCGCGCCGCAGCCCGCAGCGTTACGCGCAGATGGCGGTTAGGGCACTTGACGCCGACCCTTATGACAACACGGAACAGGAGTGCGCTGGCATTCTGGCAGATACGCTTGAACGCCACTTTAAGATGTTGGGCCTGAAAACCAGCCTGCATGAACTTGGCATACCGAGGGATGCCATCAATACGGTCGCCGAGCGTTTGACAAAGTCCAACACGAAGCCTGTCGGTAATTATGTTCCCTTGAGCGAGGCCGACGTGCGTGCCGTGCTCGAACTGGCTTACTGA
- a CDS encoding formate/nitrite transporter family protein, with the protein MGKLSELKTTISEVEETADETKPLFPGRAFISTVLDALDSKETMTGKMIGRYIQRAAMAGILVGVFFAAFWVIMGATSKADPGLAVAGKVIAGITFGWALVLIYYTNSELLTSNMMVVSIGAYHKRIGWGESLKLLGLCLLGNLLGALIVAIILRFSTIISGSSFDAMLAAATTKLNYLNSGFGVADLFVRAIFCNFCINIAMLMVYNGKLTNDFTKCTIMVVAVFVFTFCGFEHSVADSAMFLILGMHGVINAGKAILVIIVAILGNIVGGGILIGLNFATMNDERGITAESGK; encoded by the coding sequence ATGGGCAAATTATCCGAACTGAAAACAACCATTTCCGAAGTCGAAGAGACCGCCGACGAGACCAAGCCGCTCTTCCCCGGCCGCGCGTTCATCTCGACGGTGCTCGACGCGCTCGACAGCAAGGAGACGATGACCGGCAAGATGATCGGCCGCTACATCCAGCGCGCCGCTATGGCCGGCATCCTCGTGGGCGTGTTCTTCGCGGCCTTCTGGGTGATCATGGGCGCGACCTCCAAAGCCGATCCGGGACTGGCCGTGGCCGGCAAGGTGATCGCGGGCATCACCTTCGGCTGGGCCCTCGTGCTCATCTACTACACCAACTCCGAGCTGCTGACCTCGAACATGATGGTCGTCAGCATCGGCGCCTACCACAAGCGCATCGGCTGGGGCGAATCGTTGAAGCTGCTGGGCCTGTGCCTGCTGGGCAACCTGCTGGGCGCGCTGATCGTGGCCATCATCCTGCGCTTCTCCACCATCATCTCCGGCTCGTCGTTCGACGCGATGCTCGCCGCCGCAACCACCAAGCTCAACTACCTGAACTCCGGGTTCGGCGTGGCCGACCTCTTCGTGCGCGCGATCTTCTGCAACTTCTGCATCAACATCGCCATGCTCATGGTCTACAACGGCAAACTCACCAATGACTTCACCAAGTGCACCATCATGGTGGTGGCGGTCTTCGTCTTCACCTTCTGCGGTTTCGAGCACTCCGTGGCCGACTCCGCGATGTTCCTCATCTTGGGAATGCACGGCGTGATCAACGCGGGCAAGGCGATTCTGGTAATCATCGTGGCCATCCTCGGCAACATCGTGGGCGGCGGCATCCTCATCGGTCTGAACTTCGCGACGATGAACGACGAACGCGGCATCACCGCCGAAAGCGGCAAGTAA
- a CDS encoding aminotransferase class I/II-fold pyridoxal phosphate-dependent enzyme, producing the protein MLNFVNDYCEGAHPAILKRMEETNMEQLPGYGSDKYCDSAKQKIREACGCPDADVWLLVGGTQTNQTVIDTITPAYAGVVAASNGHVNVHEAGAIESTGHKVLTLPSHEGKIDAEDLEQYCKDFYADGNYTHMVFPGCVYVSHPSEYGTMYTKDELEAIAEVAHRYDMPLFLDGARLGYGLTAEGTDLTLEDIARITDVFYIGGTKVGALFGEAVVFTKHNTPRHFLTLIKQHGALLAKGWLLGLQFDTLFTDGLYTKIARNANEKADQIREALKAKGYQLAYENPTNQVFVVMDQPTIERLGAEVNMDFLEKYDDTHSVMRFCTSWATTQEHTDQLIALL; encoded by the coding sequence ATGCTGAATTTTGTCAACGATTACTGCGAAGGCGCCCATCCCGCGATTTTGAAGCGGATGGAAGAGACCAACATGGAGCAGCTGCCCGGCTACGGCTCGGACAAGTACTGCGACTCCGCCAAGCAGAAGATCCGCGAGGCCTGTGGCTGCCCGGACGCCGACGTGTGGCTCTTGGTCGGCGGCACGCAGACCAACCAGACCGTCATCGACACCATCACCCCCGCATACGCCGGCGTCGTCGCCGCAAGCAACGGACACGTCAACGTCCACGAGGCCGGGGCCATCGAGTCCACCGGCCACAAAGTGCTGACCCTCCCGAGCCACGAGGGCAAGATCGACGCGGAGGACCTCGAGCAGTATTGCAAGGACTTCTACGCCGACGGCAACTACACCCACATGGTCTTCCCCGGCTGCGTCTACGTCTCGCACCCCAGCGAGTACGGCACGATGTACACCAAGGACGAGCTTGAAGCCATCGCCGAGGTCGCGCACCGCTACGACATGCCGCTCTTTCTCGACGGCGCGCGCCTGGGCTACGGGCTGACGGCGGAAGGCACCGACCTGACGCTCGAGGACATCGCGCGCATCACCGACGTCTTCTACATCGGCGGCACCAAGGTCGGCGCCCTCTTCGGCGAGGCGGTCGTCTTCACCAAGCACAACACGCCCAGGCACTTCCTCACGTTGATCAAACAGCACGGGGCGCTGCTGGCCAAGGGCTGGCTGCTCGGCCTGCAGTTCGACACGCTGTTCACCGACGGGCTTTACACGAAGATCGCTCGCAACGCCAACGAGAAGGCCGACCAGATCCGCGAGGCGCTGAAGGCCAAGGGCTATCAGCTCGCCTACGAGAACCCGACCAACCAGGTCTTCGTGGTGATGGACCAGCCGACGATCGAGCGGCTGGGCGCCGAGGTCAATATGGACTTCCTCGAGAAATATGACGACACGCATTCGGTGATGCGTTTCTGCACCAGTTGGGCGACCACGCAGGAGCACACCGACCAGCTCATCGCACTGCTGTAG
- a CDS encoding glycosyltransferase yields MPDSQNSATDVDKPLTIALVVDSVGNRGNGTSNSALQYARELENQGHHVRLVGVGAPDYPVEVHHLPFVSWLAAKQQMQFAEPDAAVFRKAFEDADVVHIYMPFKFGRHALAVAQSMEIPVTAGFHLQPENVTYSAGPLRYIPGVPSLIYWLFDFWLYRHIGHIHTPSDMIARQLRAHGYRARLHVISNGYSSRFHSADTKSDNQGKGLGGFAEPLNDCLIKGGDGTLDETNERDGVGTSVQNARSLQCAFRIVASGRLTHEKDHETLIRAVALSRHASQIDLTICGTGPLQRHLRRLAKRLLPRKAHIGFHPNDDMPNLLRTADLLVHPSIVDIESLSVLEGIASGLVPVIADSPLSAASQFALTDSSVFPARNAKALARRIDWWIEHPQELAEWGPKYAQEAREKYALPQSVHWFVTMEREAIADAQKTRQPAVPGRR; encoded by the coding sequence ATGCCCGATTCCCAAAACTCCGCTACCGATGTCGACAAACCACTGACCATCGCATTGGTCGTTGACTCTGTGGGCAACCGCGGCAACGGCACCTCGAATTCGGCGTTGCAGTATGCTCGGGAACTTGAGAATCAAGGTCATCACGTTCGTTTAGTTGGCGTCGGCGCGCCGGATTATCCTGTCGAAGTCCACCACTTGCCGTTCGTCTCGTGGCTTGCGGCCAAACAGCAGATGCAGTTCGCGGAGCCCGATGCTGCGGTTTTTCGAAAGGCTTTCGAAGACGCTGATGTAGTACATATCTATATGCCGTTCAAGTTTGGAAGGCATGCGCTGGCTGTCGCCCAATCCATGGAAATTCCCGTAACCGCCGGCTTTCACTTACAGCCTGAAAACGTCACGTATTCCGCCGGTCCATTGCGCTATATCCCCGGTGTCCCGTCGCTGATTTACTGGTTGTTCGACTTCTGGCTCTACCGTCATATCGGCCATATCCACACGCCCAGCGACATGATCGCCCGGCAGCTGCGGGCCCATGGCTATCGGGCGCGGCTCCATGTCATCTCCAACGGGTATTCAAGCCGTTTCCACTCAGCAGATACCAAGTCCGATAATCAGGGAAAGGGATTAGGGGGTTTCGCTGAACCTTTGAATGATTGCTTGATCAAAGGCGGCGATGGCACGCTAGATGAAACCAACGAACGCGATGGAGTCGGAACATCGGTTCAAAATGCTCGCAGTTTGCAGTGTGCGTTTCGTATTGTCGCTTCCGGCAGACTCACCCACGAAAAAGACCATGAGACGCTGATCCGTGCCGTGGCGTTGAGCCGGCACGCCTCGCAGATCGACCTGACCATCTGTGGCACCGGTCCGTTGCAGCGCCATCTTCGCCGGCTTGCCAAACGTTTGTTGCCGCGAAAAGCGCATATCGGCTTCCATCCTAACGATGATATGCCGAACCTGTTGCGCACAGCCGATCTGCTCGTCCATCCCTCGATCGTCGACATTGAATCGTTGAGTGTGCTCGAGGGCATCGCCTCCGGCCTGGTGCCGGTCATCGCCGATTCGCCGCTTTCTGCGGCCAGCCAGTTCGCGCTGACGGACTCCTCGGTGTTTCCGGCCCGCAACGCCAAGGCGCTCGCCCGCCGCATCGACTGGTGGATCGAACATCCGCAGGAGCTGGCCGAGTGGGGGCCGAAATACGCGCAGGAAGCACGCGAAAAATATGCGTTGCCGCAGAGCGTCCACTGGTTCGTCACCATGGAGCGCGAGGCCATCGCCGATGCGCAGAAGACGCGGCAGCCTGCAGTGCCGGGACGACGGTGA